In Nocardioides dokdonensis FR1436, the following are encoded in one genomic region:
- a CDS encoding AMP-dependent synthetase/ligase, whose protein sequence is MKETDVREFSTPLTIEVPATGNLTDDIVTNAAQAPDAVVFSRPAADGSGWQDVTAAQFLEDVTGVAKGLVAAGVEAGDRVALISKTRYEWTLLDYAIWFAGAVTVPVYETSSEEQVAWILRDSGACAVVAESDEHVARVAAVRGGLDDLHHLWSFADNAVDVLTRLGADVDDAQLEARRTATTPLDLATLIYTSGTTGRPKGCMLTHGNFMFELGVATDELDALFDTEGAATLLFLPLAHVFARIIQIGAVKKRTRLGHSSDIKNLLADLQEFQPTFILAVPRVFEKVFNTASQKAATEGRGAIFDRAAETAIAWSRAQDKGRTPLRVRAAHAVFSRLVYAKLRDALGGRCEFAISGGAPLGERLGHFYRGIGMTVLEGYGLTETTAALSFNTPDATRIGTVGRPMPGTAVRVADDGELLFRGGQVFAGYWANEEASAEALERDGWFHTGDVGEVDDEGFVRITGRKKEILVTAGGKNVAPAVLEDRLRAHPLVDQCVVVGDGQPFIGALITLDREAVPGWAERHGKSGDLEVLLDDADLRSEIDQAVDDANKAVSKAESIRKFVVLPDEWTEEGGQLTPSLKLKRSVVVHEQRERIEQLYGGPSA, encoded by the coding sequence ATGAAGGAGACAGACGTGCGTGAGTTCTCCACGCCCCTGACGATCGAGGTCCCCGCGACCGGGAACCTCACCGACGACATCGTCACGAACGCCGCCCAGGCGCCGGACGCGGTCGTGTTCAGCCGCCCGGCGGCGGACGGGTCAGGGTGGCAGGACGTCACGGCGGCGCAGTTCCTCGAGGACGTCACCGGGGTCGCGAAGGGACTCGTCGCGGCCGGCGTCGAGGCCGGCGACCGGGTCGCACTGATCTCCAAGACCCGCTACGAGTGGACCCTGCTCGACTACGCGATCTGGTTCGCCGGCGCGGTCACCGTGCCGGTCTACGAGACCTCGTCGGAGGAGCAGGTCGCCTGGATCCTGCGCGACTCCGGGGCCTGCGCGGTCGTCGCCGAGAGCGACGAGCACGTCGCGCGGGTGGCGGCGGTGCGCGGCGGGCTGGACGACCTCCACCACCTGTGGTCCTTCGCCGACAACGCGGTCGACGTGCTCACGCGCCTGGGTGCGGACGTCGACGACGCGCAGCTGGAGGCGCGGCGTACGGCGACGACGCCGCTGGACCTGGCCACCCTGATCTACACCTCGGGCACCACCGGGCGGCCCAAGGGCTGCATGCTGACGCACGGCAACTTCATGTTCGAGCTCGGCGTGGCCACCGACGAGCTCGACGCCCTCTTCGACACCGAGGGCGCCGCCACGCTGCTGTTCCTGCCGCTGGCCCACGTCTTCGCCCGGATCATCCAGATCGGTGCGGTCAAGAAGCGCACCCGCCTGGGGCACAGCTCCGACATCAAGAACCTGCTGGCCGACCTCCAGGAGTTCCAGCCCACCTTCATCCTCGCGGTGCCGCGGGTCTTCGAGAAGGTCTTCAACACCGCCTCGCAGAAGGCCGCCACCGAGGGTCGCGGCGCGATCTTCGACCGGGCCGCCGAGACCGCGATCGCCTGGTCGCGCGCCCAGGACAAGGGGCGTACGCCGCTGCGGGTGCGCGCCGCGCACGCGGTCTTCTCGCGGCTGGTCTACGCCAAGCTGCGCGACGCCCTGGGCGGGCGCTGCGAGTTCGCCATCTCGGGTGGCGCGCCGCTGGGCGAGCGCCTGGGCCACTTCTACCGCGGCATCGGCATGACCGTGCTCGAGGGCTACGGCCTCACCGAGACGACGGCCGCGCTGAGCTTCAACACCCCCGACGCCACCCGCATCGGCACCGTGGGCCGCCCGATGCCGGGCACGGCCGTCCGGGTCGCCGACGACGGCGAGCTGCTGTTCCGCGGCGGCCAGGTCTTCGCCGGCTACTGGGCCAACGAGGAGGCGAGCGCAGAGGCGCTCGAGCGCGACGGCTGGTTCCACACCGGCGACGTCGGTGAGGTCGACGACGAGGGATTCGTGCGGATCACCGGGCGCAAGAAGGAGATCCTGGTGACCGCCGGCGGCAAGAACGTCGCCCCGGCCGTGCTCGAGGACCGGCTGCGCGCCCACCCGCTGGTCGACCAGTGCGTGGTCGTGGGCGACGGCCAGCCCTTCATCGGCGCGCTGATCACCCTGGACCGCGAGGCGGTGCCCGGCTGGGCCGAGCGGCACGGCAAGTCCGGCGACCTCGAGGTGCTGCTGGACGACGCCGACCTGCGGTCCGAGATCGACCAGGCCGTCGACGACGCCAACAAGGCGGTCTCCAAGGCCGAGTCGATCCGCAAGTTCGTGGTGCTGCCCGACGAGTGGACCGAGGAGGGCGGCCAGCTGACCCCCAGCCTGAAGCTCAAGCGCTCCGTCGTGGTGCACGAGCAGCGCGAGCGCATCGAGCAGCTGTACGGCGGCCCGTCCGCCTGA
- the cpaB gene encoding Flp pilus assembly protein CpaB: MDRRRVLLIVAAVVAALGTVLVFLYVQGADNRARDAFETSEVLVATQQIERGESVAAASAGGKLAFQPVAQGQILPGALTTTEGVEQDVALTTIYPGEQVVPQKLGASAVEETRLQIPEKGDMAMSINLTDPARVAGFVNPGSEVAVFVNGTDTTTGQPYSRVLLTRVTVIAVGSTTPITTTTTVEGQDGEQVAETLPRTLITLSVGQPQMQKVLLGQSQGELSFALLTEDSKVKLSPPTTPQNLFQG, from the coding sequence ATGGATCGTCGACGAGTACTGCTGATCGTGGCTGCGGTGGTGGCTGCGCTGGGCACGGTGCTGGTGTTCCTCTACGTGCAGGGCGCCGACAACCGGGCCCGTGACGCCTTCGAGACCAGCGAGGTCCTCGTGGCCACCCAGCAGATCGAGCGCGGTGAGAGCGTGGCCGCGGCCTCCGCCGGCGGCAAGCTCGCCTTCCAGCCGGTCGCCCAGGGCCAGATCCTGCCCGGCGCCCTGACCACCACCGAGGGGGTCGAGCAGGACGTCGCGCTGACGACGATCTACCCGGGCGAGCAGGTCGTGCCGCAGAAGCTGGGCGCGAGCGCCGTCGAGGAGACCCGGCTGCAGATCCCCGAGAAGGGCGACATGGCCATGTCGATCAACCTCACCGACCCCGCCCGCGTCGCCGGCTTCGTCAACCCCGGCTCCGAGGTGGCGGTCTTCGTCAACGGCACCGATACCACCACCGGCCAGCCCTACAGCCGGGTCCTGCTGACCCGGGTGACGGTGATCGCGGTCGGGTCCACCACCCCGATCACCACCACGACCACGGTCGAGGGCCAGGACGGCGAGCAGGTCGCCGAGACCCTGCCCCGCACCCTGATCACCCTCTCCGTGGGCCAGCCGCAGATGCAGAAGGTGCTGCTCGGCCAGAGCCAGGGCGAGCTCTCCTTCGCGCTGCTCACGGAGGACTCCAAGGTCAAGCTGTCGCCCCCGACGACCCCGCAGAACCTCTTCCAGGGCTGA
- a CDS encoding AAA family ATPase, translating into MPVVVDTDNATVTALLDALPPGSQGVDSAERMRAWLDVHSDEYVVVLGPHLDLDDALKACEDLRTTRPMLSVVLVRAEVDTDVLTRAMHAGARDVVPDGEGAAVAAAVARAHELHVALRGPAGAHQPGRVITVFSPKGGVGKTTMAVNLALALADRGARRVCLVDLDLAFGDVAITMQLFPTHSIEHAIGSESDLDTEQLDGLLTRHEHSLMVLAAPAHPDARERVTPALVTRVLRTLRESFDFVVVDTAPAFDEQVLTALDETDECIIVATLDVPTLKNVKVALETLDMLDIARGHRHLLLNRADDAVGIGPEKVEAILGMPIATQVGSSIDIAASTNSGVPIVATSPDHASSTAVRQLAATLAGDPAPVPAGTPTTGEGADQTDAGRGRARFRMRRPG; encoded by the coding sequence ATGCCCGTCGTCGTCGACACCGACAACGCCACCGTCACCGCCCTGCTCGACGCCCTGCCCCCCGGCAGCCAGGGCGTGGACTCGGCGGAGCGGATGCGCGCCTGGCTGGACGTGCACAGCGACGAGTACGTCGTCGTGCTCGGCCCGCACCTCGACCTCGACGACGCCCTCAAGGCCTGCGAGGACCTGCGCACCACCCGCCCGATGCTCAGCGTGGTGCTGGTGCGTGCCGAGGTCGACACCGACGTGCTCACCCGCGCCATGCACGCCGGCGCCCGCGACGTCGTACCGGACGGTGAGGGTGCCGCGGTCGCCGCCGCCGTGGCGCGCGCCCACGAGCTGCACGTCGCCCTGCGCGGCCCGGCGGGGGCGCACCAGCCCGGCCGCGTGATCACCGTCTTCTCCCCCAAGGGCGGGGTCGGCAAGACGACGATGGCGGTCAACCTGGCCCTGGCGCTGGCCGACCGCGGCGCGCGCCGGGTCTGCCTGGTCGACCTCGACCTCGCCTTCGGTGACGTCGCGATCACCATGCAGCTCTTCCCGACCCACTCGATCGAGCACGCGATCGGCTCGGAGTCCGACCTCGACACCGAGCAGCTCGACGGCCTGCTCACCCGCCACGAGCACTCGCTGATGGTGCTGGCCGCTCCGGCCCACCCCGACGCCCGCGAGCGGGTCACCCCCGCGCTGGTGACGCGGGTGCTGCGCACGCTGCGCGAGTCCTTCGACTTCGTCGTGGTCGACACCGCTCCCGCCTTCGACGAGCAGGTGCTCACCGCGCTCGACGAGACCGACGAGTGCATCATCGTGGCCACGCTCGACGTCCCGACGCTCAAGAACGTCAAGGTCGCGCTCGAGACCCTCGACATGCTCGACATCGCCCGCGGCCACCGGCACCTGCTCCTCAACCGCGCCGACGACGCCGTCGGCATCGGCCCCGAGAAGGTCGAGGCCATCCTCGGGATGCCGATCGCCACCCAGGTCGGCTCCTCCATCGACATCGCCGCGTCCACCAACTCCGGCGTCCCGATCGTGGCCACGTCGCCCGACCACGCCTCCAGCACCGCGGTGCGGCAGCTGGCAGCGACCCTGGCCGGCGACCCGGCACCGGTGCCGGCCGGCACCCCGACGACCGGGGAGGGGGCCGACCAGACCGACGCCGGCCGCGGCCGGGCCCGCTTCCGGATGAGGAGACCAGGATGA
- a CDS encoding ROK family protein: MIDPVVIGVDVGGTKVVAAEVGVDGTLARVARRPTPGRRVAVALLEDALTEAVEEVAAGRPVAGVGLAAAGFVDAAGERVAFAPHLPWRGDRVRARLTQRWGVPVALDNDANCTARAESAHGMAQGVDDALVLTVGTGIGGAIVVGGLLRRGRNGMAGEFGHARVVPDGRGCECGGRGCWEQYCSGNALVRTARAGLEAAGQGSDGALARACGGDPATLTGPMVTQGAAAGDPVALAAFAEVGSWLGVGVANLVAGLDPAVVVVGGGVSAAGDLLLEPARAALTGSLVGAEHRVVPPLLRARFGPEAGVVGAADLVRRHLA, translated from the coding sequence GTGATCGACCCGGTCGTGATCGGCGTCGACGTGGGCGGCACCAAGGTGGTGGCCGCCGAGGTCGGTGTCGACGGCACCCTGGCCAGGGTCGCGCGGCGGCCGACCCCGGGCCGCCGGGTGGCGGTGGCCCTCCTCGAGGACGCCCTCACCGAGGCCGTCGAGGAGGTCGCGGCCGGTCGCCCGGTCGCGGGCGTGGGGCTGGCGGCGGCCGGGTTCGTCGACGCAGCGGGGGAGCGGGTCGCCTTCGCGCCGCACCTGCCGTGGCGGGGGGACCGGGTGCGGGCGAGGCTCACCCAGCGCTGGGGCGTGCCGGTCGCGCTCGACAACGACGCCAACTGCACGGCCCGCGCCGAGTCCGCGCACGGGATGGCCCAGGGGGTCGACGACGCGCTGGTCCTCACCGTCGGCACCGGGATCGGGGGCGCGATCGTGGTCGGCGGGCTGCTGCGCCGCGGACGCAACGGGATGGCCGGGGAGTTCGGGCACGCCCGCGTCGTGCCCGACGGACGCGGCTGCGAGTGCGGCGGCCGGGGCTGCTGGGAGCAGTACTGCAGCGGCAACGCGCTCGTGCGCACGGCCCGCGCCGGTCTGGAGGCGGCCGGTCAGGGCAGCGACGGCGCGCTGGCCCGGGCCTGTGGCGGCGACCCGGCCACGCTCACCGGACCGATGGTCACCCAGGGTGCCGCCGCGGGTGACCCCGTGGCGCTCGCGGCCTTCGCCGAGGTGGGCAGCTGGCTCGGGGTCGGCGTGGCCAACCTGGTCGCCGGCCTGGACCCCGCCGTGGTGGTCGTCGGCGGCGGCGTCTCGGCCGCGGGCGACCTGCTCCTCGAGCCCGCGCGCGCCGCGCTGACAGGCTCGCTCGTCGGCGCCGAGCACCGCGTCGTACCCCCGCTGCTGCGCGCGCGCTTCGGGCCCGAGGCCGGCGTCGTCGGCGCGGCCGACCTCGTGCGCCGCCACCTGGCCTGA
- a CDS encoding ROK family glucokinase: MSLTCGIDIGGTKIAGGVVDEQGTILEELRVESPASSEEAIETAVAGLVQELRTRHEVTAVGVGAAGYVDRSRSVVMFAPNIAWRDVAMRADLEQRVDLPVVIENDANAAAWGEFRFGAGHDVDDLLLVTVGTGVGGGLVLGGRLYRGAFGVGAEIGHMRVVPHGILCGCGNRGCFEQYGSGTALVRDARAAASGGSLLARGVLDRAGGDPEAITGPLITEAARAGDPFAVEQLAEIGRWLGEGIASLTAVLDPAVVVVGGGVSEAGDLLLNPVRAAFAAQLTGRGHRPSLEIRKARLGNRAGLIGAADLARI; the protein is encoded by the coding sequence ATGAGCCTGACCTGCGGCATCGACATCGGCGGCACGAAGATCGCCGGCGGCGTCGTCGACGAGCAGGGCACGATCCTCGAAGAGCTGCGCGTGGAGTCCCCGGCCAGCTCCGAGGAGGCCATCGAGACCGCCGTCGCGGGACTGGTCCAGGAGCTGCGCACCCGTCACGAGGTCACCGCGGTCGGCGTCGGCGCTGCGGGCTACGTCGACCGGTCGCGCTCGGTGGTGATGTTCGCACCCAACATCGCCTGGCGCGACGTGGCGATGCGCGCCGACCTCGAGCAGCGCGTCGACCTGCCGGTGGTGATCGAGAACGACGCCAACGCCGCCGCCTGGGGCGAGTTCCGCTTCGGTGCCGGCCACGACGTCGACGACCTGCTGCTGGTCACCGTCGGCACCGGCGTGGGCGGGGGCCTCGTGCTCGGTGGTCGGCTGTACCGCGGGGCCTTCGGGGTGGGCGCCGAGATCGGCCACATGCGCGTCGTGCCGCACGGCATCCTGTGCGGCTGCGGCAACCGCGGCTGCTTCGAGCAGTACGGCTCCGGGACGGCGCTCGTCCGCGACGCCCGGGCCGCCGCGTCCGGCGGCTCGCTGCTGGCCCGCGGGGTCCTGGACCGCGCCGGCGGCGACCCCGAAGCCATCACCGGCCCGCTCATCACCGAGGCCGCCCGCGCCGGCGACCCCTTCGCCGTCGAGCAGCTCGCCGAGATCGGCCGCTGGCTCGGTGAGGGCATCGCGTCCCTGACCGCCGTGCTCGACCCGGCCGTCGTCGTCGTCGGCGGTGGCGTGAGCGAGGCCGGCGACCTGCTGCTCAACCCGGTCCGCGCCGCCTTCGCCGCGCAGCTGACCGGTCGCGGGCACCGGCCCAGCCTCGAGATCCGCAAGGCCCGCCTGGGCAACCGCGCCGGCCTCATCGGCGCCGCCGACCTGGCCCGGATCTGA
- a CDS encoding ArsA family ATPase — MRILLFTGKGGVGKSTVAAGTAALAAAAGHRTLVLSTDAAHSLADAFAVGAGPEPTEVAPRLFVQQVDAQLRFQQSWAEVQHYLLSVLDVVGVDPVAAEELTVLPGAEEVLALLELRHQALSGAWDVVVVDCAPTAETLRLLALPEALGWYMQRVFPAERRIIKVLKPVLTRSVGVPMPGDQVFDAVERLHAELDEVRALLSGPEASVRVVLTPESVVLAEARRSWTNLSLFGYRVDGVVANRIFPEGAGDEWRAGWVASQAAVLEQVDQSFAGLPVWRSEYRGEEPVGVDALRRLAEEVYAGTDPLAVPAGDGPFSVTRTDTGAVLRLALPFTTRAEVDLARNGDELVLTVGSYRRLLTLPAGLARLRVAGARVESGSLQVRFVEAEQRPAAGGVRREAAR; from the coding sequence GTGCGCATCCTGCTGTTCACCGGCAAGGGCGGGGTAGGCAAGTCCACCGTCGCGGCCGGCACCGCGGCCCTGGCGGCCGCTGCCGGGCACCGCACCCTGGTGCTGTCCACCGACGCCGCGCACTCGCTGGCCGATGCCTTCGCCGTGGGTGCGGGCCCCGAGCCCACCGAGGTCGCCCCGCGGCTCTTCGTGCAGCAGGTCGACGCGCAGCTGCGCTTCCAGCAGTCGTGGGCCGAGGTGCAGCACTACCTCCTCTCCGTCCTCGACGTCGTCGGGGTCGACCCGGTGGCCGCCGAGGAGCTCACGGTCCTGCCCGGCGCCGAGGAGGTCCTGGCGCTGCTCGAGCTGCGCCACCAGGCCCTGTCGGGTGCCTGGGACGTCGTCGTCGTCGACTGCGCGCCGACCGCCGAGACGCTGCGGCTGCTGGCCCTGCCGGAGGCGCTGGGCTGGTACATGCAGCGCGTCTTCCCGGCCGAGCGACGCATCATCAAGGTGCTCAAGCCGGTGCTGACCCGCAGTGTGGGGGTGCCGATGCCCGGCGACCAGGTCTTCGACGCCGTCGAGCGGCTGCACGCCGAGCTCGACGAGGTGCGCGCGCTGCTGTCCGGCCCCGAGGCGAGCGTGCGGGTCGTGCTGACCCCGGAGAGCGTCGTGCTCGCCGAGGCGCGGCGCAGCTGGACCAACCTCTCGCTCTTCGGCTACCGCGTCGACGGGGTCGTGGCCAACCGGATCTTCCCCGAGGGCGCCGGCGACGAGTGGCGGGCCGGCTGGGTCGCCTCCCAGGCGGCCGTCCTCGAGCAGGTGGACCAGTCCTTCGCGGGCCTCCCGGTCTGGCGCTCGGAGTACCGCGGTGAGGAGCCCGTCGGCGTCGACGCGCTGCGGCGCCTCGCCGAGGAGGTGTACGCCGGCACCGACCCGCTGGCCGTGCCCGCCGGCGACGGCCCGTTCAGCGTGACCCGCACCGACACCGGCGCCGTGCTGCGCCTGGCCCTGCCCTTCACCACCCGCGCCGAGGTCGACCTGGCTCGCAACGGCGACGAGCTGGTGCTCACCGTCGGCTCCTACCGACGCCTGCTCACCCTGCCCGCCGGGCTCGCCCGGCTGCGGGTCGCCGGGGCCCGCGTGGAGTCGGGGAGCCTGCAGGTCCGCTTCGTCGAGGCCGAGCAGCGCCCGGCCGCCGGCGGCGTACGACGAGAGGCAGCGCGATGA
- a CDS encoding SRPBCC family protein has protein sequence MAEQTTSSIVIDATPAEVMAVIADFAEYPTWAKGVKVADVRSTIDAGPDAGRAREVFFSLDVSPIKDEYTLAYEWDGDRQVTWTLVEGKMLRALDGAYVLADRGGSTEVTYRLALDVSIPLIGMLKRKGEKILIDTALKGLKKRVESIG, from the coding sequence GTGGCCGAGCAGACCACGTCGTCGATCGTGATCGACGCGACACCCGCGGAGGTCATGGCAGTGATCGCCGACTTCGCGGAGTACCCCACCTGGGCCAAGGGCGTGAAGGTCGCCGACGTGCGCTCCACGATCGACGCGGGACCCGACGCCGGCCGCGCCCGGGAGGTCTTCTTCTCCCTCGACGTCTCGCCGATCAAGGACGAGTACACGCTGGCCTACGAGTGGGACGGCGACCGACAGGTCACCTGGACCCTCGTCGAGGGCAAGATGCTGCGTGCGCTCGACGGCGCCTACGTGCTGGCCGACCGGGGCGGCTCGACCGAGGTGACCTACCGGCTCGCCCTCGACGTCTCCATCCCGCTGATCGGCATGCTCAAGCGCAAGGGCGAGAAGATCCTCATCGACACGGCGCTGAAGGGCTTGAAGAAGCGCGTCGAGTCGATCGGCTGA